The Lactuca sativa cultivar Salinas chromosome 2, Lsat_Salinas_v11, whole genome shotgun sequence genome includes a window with the following:
- the LOC111882665 gene encoding pentatricopeptide repeat-containing protein At2g06000, whose protein sequence is MPLRLPNHFPRTHIFPIYLFTFSKLQWASKFSSISKCQRQTGGAASVWFVKVVCTLYVRRKSSVTEVRISDYLRKKLDSSIAFTVIEHMNTNWNNPNLAYRFLEYTKVTLNLVHSFETYSFLVRSFCQSGVPDAAKLVIDSMRIDNLSPDSSLLGFVITSFIISGKLEVAMELISDYSQYSSEKDDPLSCFVFNRLLSSLIRINKVDEAVSFFEKVILRSQCYSPDAYTFNIVISGLCKARKVNKAFEFFNQMKEFDCLPDKVTYNTLLDGFFRVGNVKKAHELLQEMLIIDGFSCSPDVVTFTSVIEGYKKLGKMKEALLLFDDMINLGIKPNNFTFNVMIDGFGKIGNMVSLSSFYKKMLDFDCKPDVITFTSIINGHCRIGELSKAFKILDEMSRRNLHPNIRTFSILINALCKEGRLNEAHDLLQELNKRDDIAPKAFIYNPVIDGFCKRGNVDEANVIFKEMEEKKVNPDKLTFTILIIGHCMKGRMVEAISLFEKMVKDECAPDSITVNSLVSRLLKAGMPKEAYEIKKVALGVPLMEKDGFISKNLGIPVAV, encoded by the coding sequence ATGCCATTGAGGTTGCCCAATCATTTCCCAAGAACCCATATTTTTCCAATCTATTTGTTCACCTTCTCTAAGCTTCAATGGGCTTCCAAATTTTCTTCGATCTCGAAATGTCAACGCCAAACCGGAGGCGCAGCCTCCGTTTGGTTCGTTAAGGTTGTATGCACTCTATATGTTCGACGTAAATCCTCAGTGACAGAAGTTCGCATTTCCGATTATCTTCGCAAGAAATTAGATTCCTCGATTGCTTTTACTGTTATTGAGCATATGAATACTAACTGGAACAACCCGAATTTGGCTTATAGGTTTTTAGAGTATACCAAGGTTACGTTGAATCTTGTTCATTCCTTTGAAACATATAGTTTTCTTGTAAGGTCATTTTGTCAATCGGGTGTTCCTGATGCAGCCAAACTAGTAATCGATTCAATGAGGATTGATAACCTGTCACCAGATAGTTCTCTTTTAGGGTTCGTAATTACATCATTTATCATTTCTGGTAAACTTGAGGTTGCCATGGAGTTGATTAGTGATTATTCTCAATACAGTTCAGAAAAAGATGATCCCCTCAGTTGTTTTGTGTTTAACAGACTTCTGAGTTCCTTAATAAGGATCAACAAGGTGGATGAAGCTGTATCTTTCTTTGAAAAAGTAATTCTAAGATCACAATGCTACTCTCCTGATGCTTATACTTTTAACATAGTCATCTCTGGTCTATGCAAAGCTAGAAAGGTTAACAAAGCTTTTGAGTTTTTCAATCAAATGAAGGAGTTTGATTGTTTGCCTGATAAAGTCACCTATAATACCCTTTTGGATGGATTTTTTCGTGTTGGAAATGTCAAAAAAGCACACGAGTTATTGCAAGAAATGTTGATTATAGATGGATTTTCATGTTCACCTGATGTTGTGACTTTTACTTCAGTTATAGAAGGCTACAAAAAACTAGGTAAGATGAAAGAGGCTTTACTCCTCTTTGATGATATGATCAATCTTGGAATCAAACCCAACAATTTCACCTTCAATGTTATGATTGATGGGTTTGGAAAAATTGGAAATATGGTTTCTTtatcaagtttttataaaaaaatgcttGATTTTGATTGTAAACCCGATGTTATCACCTTCACATCTATCATTAATGGCCATTGTCGCATAGGTGAGCTCTCAAAAGCCTTCAAGATTTTAGATGAAATGAGTAGAAGAAATTTACACCCCAACATTCGCACATTTTCAATCCTCATCAATGCTTTGTGTAAAGAAGGTAGATTAAATGAAGCACATGATCTTTTACAAGAATTGAATAAAAGAGACGATATTGCCCCTAAAGCCTTCATCTACAACCCTGTGATTGATGGGTTTTGTAAAAGGGGAAATGTGGATGAGGCCAATGTGATTTTTAAAGAAATGGAGGAGAAAAAGGTGAATCCTGATAAGTTGACATTTACTATTTTAATAATAGGGCATTGTATGAAAGGGCGAATGGTTGAAGCAATAAgtctttttgagaagatggtaAAAGACGAATGTGCCCCTGATTCGATTACTGTAAATTCATTGGTGTCACGCCTTTTAAAAGCTGGAATGCCTAAAGAAGCTTATGAAATAAAGAAAGTTGCTTTAGGGGTACCCTTGATGGAAAAAGATGGTTTTATCAGTAAAAATTTGGGTATCCCTGTGGCTGTGTGA